A stretch of the Engraulis encrasicolus isolate BLACKSEA-1 chromosome 19, IST_EnEncr_1.0, whole genome shotgun sequence genome encodes the following:
- the nusap1 gene encoding nucleolar and spindle-associated protein 1, with the protein MDLDNLKYADLRRLAKEVGLKANLKADKLLKALKQHYEQQEGGLPNAEKDKGDEETTNTEDHSVPTPSDPVEEKADFVTKRRGRGQTAKRKHADVADKDESTQSPRHVNSEEPLSEPEERRSSKRKRTSLETTEAAAPPAVEKENKPEQASEPASNTTQHSEASTKGEEKPLPRPGGKIPRLMSKAKAAKRPITPNFKKLHEAHFKRMESIDAYVQRKNKTIESFSNTVKELKALSETTGLKSTEMKTNPKPTDVVAQAKPKVGRSSLFSPAAQKKEPVPDKRRVTQLSAGKPALKGSAIFKPSVTSTAKINVRFSRATQDNEHKGSLIKTPARMSPHVTLSSTPARKSTTVQKTGANTSVLNISKTPATTPFVFSGNTSVSTTPRGTKKNAFDLKASLSRPLTYKPHTGKLKPFGETQDNTLNKSQTVPPHQQNYKQHKVQTRDERRVKHTEVRKQKKEQMLGSRRGIVMT; encoded by the exons ATGGACTTGGATAATTTGAAGTATGCTGATTTGCGACGTCTCGCTAAAGAAGTTGGGCTCAAGGCTAATTTAAAG GCTGACAAGCTCCTGAAAGCATTGAAGCAACATTACGAACAACAAGAGGGCGGTCTCCCCAATGct GAGAAAGACAAGGGAGATGAGGAGACCACCAATACTGAGGACCACAGTGTTCCTACTCCCAGTGATCCAGTGGAGGAAAAAGCAGACTTTGTCACAAAGCGTCGAGGCAGAGGGCAGACTGCCAAAAGGAAGCATGCAGATGTTGCAGACAAAGATGAGTCGACACAGTCACCAAGACATGTGAAT AGTGAGGAGCCTTTGAGTGAACCTGAGGAGAGACGGAGCTCCAAGAGGAAAAGGACTTCCTTGGAGACCACAGAGGCTGCAGCCCCTCCTGCGgtggaaaaggaaaacaaaccaGAGCAAGCATCTGAACCTGCAAGCAACACAACGCAACATTCTGAAGCCTCTACAAAGG GAGAAGAGAAGCCTTTGCCACGACCTGGTGGCAAGATCCCACGACTGATGAGCAAGGCCAAGGCAGCCAAGAGACCCATTACACCAA ACTTCAAGAAATTGCACGAAGCCCATTTCAAAAGGATGGAGTCCATTGATGCTTATGTTCAGAGGAAGAACAAGACGATTGAATCCTTCAGCAACACCGTGAAGGAACTGAAG GCTCTCTCCGAGACCACCGGCTTGAAATCCACAGAAATGAAGACCAACCCCAAACCCACTGATGTCGTGGCACAGGCT AAACCAAAGGTAGGCAGAAGTTCTCTGTTCAGCCCTGCTGCCCAGAAGAAGGAACCAGTGCCAGACAAGCGCAGAGTCACCCAGCTCTCCGCCGGCAAACCAGCACTGAAGGGCAGTGCCATCTTCAAGCCCTCTGTAACCTCCACTGCTAAGATCAATGTCAG GTTCTCCCGCGCCACACAGGACAATGAACACAAGGGTTCCCTCATCAAGACTCCAGCTCGCATGTCTCCTCACGTCACTCTTTCATCAACACCAGCAAGAAAATCCACCACAGTCCAAAAGACTGGAGCAAACACTTCAGTCCTCAACATCAGTAAAACTCCAG CTACTACACCATTTGTGTTCAGTGGGAACACCAGCGTGTCCACTACGCCACGTGGCACCAAGAAGAATGCCTTTGACCTCAAGGCCAGCCTGTCCCGACCACTGACCTACAAACCCCACACCG GAAAACTCAAGCCATTTGGAGAGACTCAGGACAACACACTGAACAAGTCCCAGACCGTGCCTCCCCACCAGCAGAACTACAAGCAGCACAAAGTGCAAACCAG GGATGAGCGGCGTGTGAAACACACCGAAGTCAGGAAGCAGAAGAAGGAGCAGATGCTTGGAAGCAGGAGAGGGATCGTCATGACCTAA
- the oip5 gene encoding protein Mis18-beta, protein MENVKEFNLDEAVCKTDYASSVVLMCRDCNTILGDSFGICGEYMNSIICYTVTKDVLVKGDKKLCSEGPHANCVFSCLQCSGCSLTVGGILHSTPPKQSALRGCFLLQKCDINCYKLSDSTTVPATTLNFDVKPLEEELNKLKQELESQSKRMTILQHLLHQERKENAGVNKPLCKTEWL, encoded by the exons ATGGAAAACGTCAAGGAATTTAATCTGGACGAGGCAGTGTGCAAGACTGACTACGCAAGTAGTGTCGTATTGATGTGTAGGGACTGTAATACAATCTTGGGCGACTCTTTTGGGATATGTGGCGAATATATGAACTCTATCATCTGTTACA CTGTCACCAAAGATGTTCTGGTTAAAGGGGATAAGAAGCTATGTTCCGAAGGCCCGCACGCTAATTG TGTGTTCAGTTGCCTCCAGTGCTCTGGCTGTTCTTTGACTGTGGGTGGAATCCTCCACTCAACCCCACCAAAGCAGTCAGCTTTGCGCGGCTGCTTCCTTCTACAAAAATGTGACATTAACTG TTACAAGCTGTCAGACAGCACAACAGTGCCTGCTACCACTCTGAACTTTGACGTAAAACCCCTAGAGGAGGAACTCAACAAG CTGAAACAGGAGCTGGAGTCACAGAGTAAGAGAATGACCATCCTGCAGCATTTGCTTCatcaagaaagaaaagagaatgcTGGCGTGAACAAACCACTTTGTAAAACTGAATGGCTCTGA